TGGTTGGAAGGCAAGCGTGTGGTCTTCAGCAAGGTGAAAGAGGGCATAAATAAGGTGGAAGCCATGGAGTGCTTTGGGTCCAGgaatggcaagaccagcaagaagATCATTTCTGACTGTGGAAAACACTAATAAATTTGAATAGTGTTTTATGCTAACCACAAGAAAATAATATGCTGcttctgtagctcaggagagcACCCCTCCAACCCATTTGCTCACAGTATCCTATAATCTTTGTACTATCTCTGCTATTCTTTAGGttccatatttttcttattccctTCCATGTCTAGCTGGATTACAGAGTTACATTTATGatcatgaaataaaaactaaataacaaaaaatgaaagtaataaaaattgaataagaaaatatattgtaaataatgagagccaggtttctcactgacatgagaaagaagttacaaataagCAAGAGTGAAAGGTTAGAATGACCCCTGTGGTGCTGGATTAGAGTCACAGTTATCAGCATGAacttatattaatatgtatacaGATATATGAGCATAAATACAGGTATTGTAGATACACGGgttagtatacatacatatatctccTACCTCTGTTCACTAACAGAAGCTGAAGCAATGACACTCAAGTAGTAACAAGTACACATAGCACTTagatctttatttctatttttttttttttttttttttaagaaaaaaacttcagaaatttttatttagcaAGGGGGGGTAGGTTAAAGACTTGGGAAGAGGGTAGGACTCATCAGTCAAGGTGAACAATGGCAAAGGGTTTTAGTTGAACACAGGTGCAATGCACAGGAATGGTCAGAAGCACACAGGCAGGACACACAGATGCACAGGGCTGTCCTGATGAAGGAAGGCACTGCCCTCCCACTGTGCCCACTGCAGTGATAAGCCTGTAACTGGAATATTGGGTACAATTTCTGAGCACTGAACATCGACGACATTTTTATGTAGCTCCAGAGAGTGAATCTATGGCTGCTGAAATTCTGGGAAACATTTCACTTAGCACTAAGAAAAAGATGCATTAGATTATCCATACAGGGTGTCAGCAAGACTTACTAATCCCCTCTAAGGTTCCAGTTCACAGGTGTCAATCTGCTGTGTTTGAAAAGTAGACAACGAAGCTTCTCAGAAgtgtgattaaaaataaatggcatgaggcccgggcgcagtggctcacgcctgtaatcccagcactttggggggccgaggcaggtggatcacgaggtcaggagttcgagaccagcctaaccaacatggtgaaaccctgtctctactaaaaatacaaaaattagccaggcttggcggtacatgcctgtaatcctagctacttgggaggctaaggcggaagaatcacttgaacctgggaggcggaggttacagtgagctgagatcacatcactgactagcctgggcaacagagcgagactccatctcaaaaaaatacatttaaaaaaaaaaaaaaaaaaacagcatgagaAGACTCCCCTGGGAGGAAACATGGAGCTTTAAGACACTTGTGCCATGTCCTCTGGCTGCTCAGTCCGTTTGGTTCCCGTGAATGTTTATGTTTCACACAGGCAGTGCTGTGGGACGGGCTGAGCTCCGGCAGGCGGGGGTGCTCTGGAATTCCTCATTTATGTGTCATGTGTCAGTTGAAAGAGCCTGTATCTTTAACATAAAACACAACTACCAAAAACTATGGATCCAGTGATTAAGaggtgctgttttatttttttaaaaagttattctcaTAAAGTTTCAGGCGTGACTGTTCACCTACACATAAGCAAGCCAAAAAGCAGCGTGTGAATCAGTGGTGGAAGAGCCGAAGGTTCGTATGAGCGAGGATGATTCCCAGTTCGTCGCAGGCTTCAATCACAATTTTGTCAGCAGCAGAACCGGCGGGAGCCGCAATGTACGCCACACCACTCCTTTTAGCTCTGTCTACGTTATCTCTGAAAGGGAAGAAGGCATCAGAGCTGATAGAAACTTCAGTCAGTTTCTCAACCCATTCCTTCTTCTCTGCCTCAGTGAGTAACTCAGGGACTTCCTCAAACAATgccttccacttgatcaaatcttCATCCTCGCCAATGGTTCCAGTCACGTATTGATCGATGGCATTGGAGATTTCTGCTCTCTTCACTCCTGTTTTAAACTTCATCGAAAGCACTTGTGGATGGTGTCTAAGCCACCAATAGTTTGCCTTATCTCCTGCAAGTCGAGTGCAGTGTATACGAGACTGCTGTCCTGCTCCAATGCCGATAACCTGCCCATTCTTGGCGTAGCACACGGAGTTAGACTGAGTGTACTTGACAGCAATGGTGGCTACGATGAGGTCTTGGACGGCTGACTCTGGCAAATCTTTATTCTTGGTAACAACATTGCTAAATAATGACTTGTCGACGACACCATTATTTCTCTTCTGGCTTAAATGAAGACCGAAGAGAGTTCGAACTTCATTTTCATCTGGTTTGTAAGACTGGTCCATCTGAAGGACACagtaatttccatttttctttttggaaagtaTTGTCAAAGCTTCTTCTTCATATCCTGGGGCAATTATACCATCAGATACTTCTCTGGAAATAATTTTTGCAGTTGGTACATCACAAACATCGGACAGTGCAACAAAATCACCAAATGAAGACATCCTATCAGCCCCTCTTGCTCTTGCATATGCCGTTGAGATGGGTGTGAGGGTTTTATAGAGATCATAGACCATGCAGACTTTGGCCTCATCTTCACTGAGTGGAATTCCAACCGCAGCACCTGCTGGACTGACATGTTTGAAAGAGGCAGCGGCTGGAATACCTAACGCCTCCTTGAGTTCCTTCACCAGTTGCCAGGCGTTCAAAGCATCGCACAAGTTTATAAATCCAGGGGCTCCATTTAGAACTGTGATGGGAAGCTTGGGCTTCAGTGTGTACAGCTGGGCAGGGGTCTGATGAGGGTTCATTCCATAGCGCAAGGGCATCTGAGATATGCCTTTGCTGTACTGTCTCCTGAAATAATCTGAAATTGCTTCATCATATTGTGCCGTATGAGTGAATGCCTTCAAAGCTAACTGGCGTCTAGTCTCCAAGGAGGTGTCCTTACTCTCGGAGCTCTGCATCTCCGTGGACACTGCCACATAGTCCTCTGGTTCACACACTACTGTCACTCGAGCATGGTTTTTGGCTGCAGCTCTCAGTAAGGTTACTCCACCAATGTCAATTTGCTCCACAGCCTCCTCAACAGTTACACCTGGAGAAGCCACTGTCTTCACAAAGGGATAGAGATTGCAGGCAACAACTCTTATAAGATTGAAATCAAGTCTGGTCATGTCAGCATTATCTTCTGGGATATTACGAGCCAGGATTCCAGCATGCACTGCAGGATGCAAAGTTTTCACACGTCCCCCCAACATTTCGGGAAATCCCGTCAACTCGGAGACATCTCTGACTGCCAGACCAGCATCCCTGAGAGCTTTTGCAGTCCCTCCGGAAGCGACCAGATTCAAACCAAGAGAGGTCAGGTTTCTTGCAAATTCCACAAGGCCGGTTTTGTCAGAGACACTAAATAAGGCGAGCTGGCCAGGAGCCATGGCTGCAGGAACTGGGTTCGGGGCGAGCTGGAGGCAGCAGCAACGGCACCACGTgcgaagggaggagggaggcagatctttatttctaaatatctttttttgtttgtctgtttgtttgagatggcatctcactctgtcgcccaggctgtagtgcagtggcgcgatctcggctcactgcaacctctgcctcccgggagcaattctcgtgcctcagcctcccaggtagctgggattacaggtgcctgccaccgcacccggctaatttttgtatttttggtagagacggggtttcaccatgttggccagggtctcaaactcctgacctcaggtggtccacccgcttcggcctcccaaatctAAATACCTTTTTCCAGCAAACAGAACCAGTGCTCCTTAAAGAAATGGTTGTTTCTAGATCTAGAGCAGAGTAATACAATATGAGCCAGGAGCATCTTATAGTGCCAGAAAGGAAGTGTCCAGAAAAAAACTCTATAGAGATGGAAATTAGATTAGTGAATGCCTATGGCTGAGATTGAGAATGAGAAAACGACTGCAAATGAAGATGCGGCTTCTTTTCGGGATGGTGGAAGTATTCTACAATTAGCTTGTCCCATTGCttttacaactctgtaaatatactaaaattcatattgatATCATGTACCTCCTGATGTGATGAGTATGAAAGTTGAACATGTGCATACATGTCaataaattttatggtatataaattatacctcaacaa
Above is a window of Macaca thibetana thibetana isolate TM-01 chromosome 2, ASM2454274v1, whole genome shotgun sequence DNA encoding:
- the LOC126948229 gene encoding bifunctional purine biosynthesis protein ATIC-like, coding for MAPGQLALFSVSDKTGLVEFARNLTSLGLNLVASGGTAKALRDAGLAVRDVSELTGFPEMLGGRVKTLHPAVHAGILARNIPEDNADMTRLDFNLIRVVACNLYPFVKTVASPGVTVEEAVEQIDIGGVTLLRAAAKNHARVTVVCEPEDYVAVSTEMQSSESKDTSLETRRQLALKAFTHTAQYDEAISDYFRRQYSKGISQMPLRYGMNPHQTPAQLYTLKPKLPITVLNGAPGFINLCDALNAWQLVKELKEALGIPAAASFKHVSPAGAAVGIPLSEDEAKVCMVYDLYKTLTPISTAYARARGADRMSSFGDFVALSDVCDVPTAKIISREVSDGIIAPGYEEEALTILSKKKNGNYCVLQMDQSYKPDENEVRTLFGLHLSQKRNNGVVDKSLFSNVVTKNKDLPESAVQDLIVATIAVKYTQSNSVCYAKNGQVIGIGAGQQSRIHCTRLAGDKANYWWLRHHPQVLSMKFKTGVKRAEISNAIDQYVTGTIGEDEDLIKWKALFEEVPELLTEAEKKEWVEKLTEVSISSDAFFPFRDNVDRAKRSGVAYIAAPAGSAADKIVIEACDELGIILAHTNLRLFHH